The Podospora pseudoanserina strain CBS 124.78 chromosome 7 map unlocalized CBS124.78p_7, whole genome shotgun sequence region CTTGTGACCAGAAAACTTGGCAATCGCGGGGATATCGTGACAAGACTGAGAAATCAAGCTTCACTTAAAAAACTCAGGTCTCGCCGCATCATCTGTCGGTGAGTTGGGCAAAAACAAACATCATTCAACATGTGCATGTGTTGCTGAATAGTATTTGGTGTTTTCTATCCTCTCTTCATCACTGAACTGCTACAAGTCTCATCTCATGGCCACAGTGTCGTTTCCTAACCCCCCAAGTATCTTTTGTTGGGATCGTGCGGGGACGGGAACGGAGATACAAAAAATGTTTAAGTTggagaaaagaaagcatGTGATAATTCCCACCATATGATCATCCAACATCCCTAAACCTGCGACGACACCACCGTTGCGCGTACCTGCCGTTTGATCATCTGGTCATCGCCGAAATCATGGGAAAGGGTTGTTGTCTGTGTTGACACCTCCCGGACCTTTGTGTCCCGTCTGggcagaaggaggatggATTCAACCGACTCTCGAAGTCCAGCCAGCTCATACATGAGGATAATTCGACAGATGGAAACACTAGCCATGTACCGTCCCACGATGGATAGCGCATCCTCCACGCCGACGAAGATGGTGCTTGAAAAGATCAGGTCCCGAAGATGATATGAAGGACGGTGGCCATGGATTCAACCCAGGCCGTGTCCAAAAAGAGCTTGCTCTCTTGGAAGGTGACGATGCGCACGTCATAGCCTTCCGAGGCACTCGGTATGGACTCTGTCTTGAGAAGGCCGAGCAAGCGCCTGGGAATGCTCGAAATCCATCCGCCTGCCGGCGCGAGCCTCTCTCGAATATGAAAGGCCGACTCTTCCTTTCTCTTGACTGCCGCGAGAACCTCTTTCTTTGGACCTCGCCAGCCACAGACCTATGGTTCCGAAAATGTGTACGACCAGGCCTAGCAGTGCCCATATCGTTGGCCCGAAGGTGCGATTCGTCCACAGGGTACATGTGGCCTTGACGCCGAGCTCCCAGTTGAGAGTAGCAATGTTGGCTATGGTAGCCAGGGCGATGATGTATTCGGCCATGGAGATGGACAGCTTGTAGTACCACATGCTTGGGCGCCACTGTGGGAGTCTGCTCGGGTGGTCGTGGAGGATCTGGGCGGGATCATGGTATTCAAAGGCCCGGCTGAAGTACACGCTGGGCGATCCGGCGGCACGCATGAGTGCGAGGAGAGGTCGCCGTGCTACATTCGCGAGCATGCTCATTTCCTCGGTCGAAGGACCCATCACAGCGAGGACGTTGGGCATGACGCCGAGGAGAACCTGGGCTGCTGTCATGCCATTTTTGACATGCTCGCTCGTGCTGTTCAGGACACATTGGATGACAGGCTGTGTCAACACAGTGTTGGCTCCACCCCCACCGAGAATGTCACGTTCGACGGCAGATGTGTTCCCAGTAAGGTATTGTCGGTATTGGGTCATGCAGTACTTCTACTTAAAAGCTTCAAATATGTGGCCATGTTGGGGGTACCATTCGCGAAACTGGTTCGTGTTGGTGCCTCTCCACGCTGCGATGGGTTCGAAGTatatgaagaggaggaaaaggataCACCGAGACGGTGCGGAGAGTCCACCCATTGTGCGGTTCTTGATGCTGATGTTTTGCTGATGACTGTagtgagaagaagctggctAACTTGACAGAACGAAAACTGGAGTTACTTTGTTCCCTCAAGCTATATACCTGACTGAGGGCAAGGCGGGGCCAACATTATGGTGAGGTTCTCGCGGGATTCCATCATGGGTGTTTCAGCCTCTCAGCGCTAGTTGTGCAAACTGTGGGTGGCTTTCAGGATGAATCGCGGTGATCCAGCCAGTTGGTGGCCGTCTGCAGCCACGCGCTTATAGATATCACATCTCCTCGTCTGGTGTTGTTCATACGCACACAGGAAGCAGGCAGGCAAGTTAGGGCTTCTGTAGAGGTCTAGTGGGCGTTGCTCAGCCATGACGGTGATACTCCTTCCTGGTGTCTTACACCCATATACATGGTACGGGCGAGGCTCTGGGTTCTAGTACGATGTTAATGATGACACATTGAGCTTGGCCAAGGCCTGCCTGAAGCCAACTTCGAGTATTACAGCTCCAATGTGGTGTTCTTAAGCGCCCTGTCATCATGAAGTTCATGATTGGCTTTTTGTTAGCCTCAGCCAAGATCATATAATCATCCTTGTGAACACAACAAGGCTCAGATCAGCACGGACGAGGCTCCGAGACTTGCCTTTACAATAAAAATATTTACCAAGGTTAGTTTTTGGTCTTGATAATAGTTCGAGGGTCAATCTCTTTCAATACCTAACATGTAAACACAATACACACTGTACAGGTACGTGTTCATGTCTTGGGAGACTACAATGAATGAAAACAAGATGTGGTCGTAGCGCCTCCTGCTGTTCTAGAAGCCCCACTAATTACGGCCTAGGCCAAGGGAACCCTAGCACATTAGCCATGGTTCATCCAACTGCTTGATTCGACGTCCACTGAACACCAACAAAGCTCACCAAAACATTCCGGATGGCCGCAGCAACACAGCATCTTCCCGCCTACTTCACCAGCTACACAGCAGCATAGGTTCGAGCCTCTTGCATCTACAGCCTCCGGTCGCCCCTGGGCGCCAATGATGCTTCCGGTCCAGCGATAGCCCCTCCGATTCACCCCAAGCGCATGTCTGTCTCGGACAATCGAAGTCCCATCCCAGCTATCCTCACCATCGAGACATCCCCAAAGTCACAATGGCCGAATCCCGTCGCGGACACCCGAATCTATCCGTACGGCTGCCGCAGCCCGGCGCCTCGGTCGCTCTACCCGATCTCCCTCCCGTCTCTGCTCTTTTTTTGATCGATTTCGACGTC contains the following coding sequences:
- a CDS encoding uncharacterized protein (EggNog:ENOG503P5QV), producing the protein MTQYRQYLTGNTSAVERDILGGGGANTVLTQPVIQCVLNSTSEHVKNGMTAAQVLLGVMPNVLAVMGPSTEEMSMLANVARRPLLALMRAAGSPSVYFSRAFEYHDPAQILHDHPSRLPQWRPSMWYYKLSISMAEYIIALATIANIATLNWELGVKATCTLWTNRTFGPTIWALLGLVVHIFGTIGPKKEVLAAVKRKEESAFHIRERLAPAGGWISSIPRRLLGLLKTESIPSASEGYDVRIVTFQESKLFLDTAWVESMATVLHIIFGT